GCGAGCCTCCCCGACCGGCTGCGCGAGGCCCAGCGGGTCTTCGACCGGACCGGAGGTCTGCACGCCGCCGCGCTGTTCTCGGAGGCCGGGGAACTGCTCGACATCCGCGAGGACGTGGGCCGGCACAACGCGGTGGACAAGCTCGTCGGGCGCGCCCTCCAGAACGGCGGGCTTCCGCTGTCCCGCGCGATCCTGCTCGTCTCGGGCCGCGCCTCCTTCGAGCTCGCGCAGAAGGCGGTGATGGCGGGCATCCCGGTCCTCGCGGCCGTGTCCGCGCCGTCGTCGCTCGCGGTCGACCTGGCCGCCGAGAGCGGCCTCACCCTGGTCGGCTTCCTGCGCGGGCCCAACATGAACGTGTACGCGGGAGAACACCGCATCGACCTGCGGGCCGCGGCCTCCCAGGGCTGACCGGTTTCCCCGCGGCACGGCGACGGGGCCCGGATCCGGCGGGGAGCGCCCCCTGCGCCGGCCGGGCCCCACGCGCCGACGCCCTGCCATCCCTCCTTGCTACGTGCCCGGCTCGCCGGATATCCGCTCCAGCATGTCCATGAACGCGACGCGCTCCCTGGCCGAAAGCGGCGCCAGGAGCGCGCCGTTGGCGTCCTGGGCGGCCGCAGCGCACCGCCGTAGCGTCGCGCTGCCCTTGTCCGTGACCGTGACCGCGTTCTTGCGGCGGTCCTTCGGGTCGGGTGTGCGGACGACGAGGCCCGCGTCCTGGAGGTCGTTCAGGACGCCGACCATGTCCTTGGGGTCGAGCGAGACGCTGCGTACCAGGTCGGCCTGGGCCACGGGTTGCAGGTCCGTCACCGCGCACAGGACCACGTGGTGCCACATCTTCAGGCCCTCGCGGGCTAGCGCGTCGGCGACGAGGCCCCGCCCGCGCTCCGCGGCGCGGCCCAGGCGCCAGCTGGGGAGGGTACGGATGACGCCCAGGGCGGGCGGGTTCTCGGACATGGGAGC
The DNA window shown above is from Streptomyces sp. NBC_01445 and carries:
- a CDS encoding MarR family winged helix-turn-helix transcriptional regulator → MSENPPALGVIRTLPSWRLGRAAERGRGLVADALAREGLKMWHHVVLCAVTDLQPVAQADLVRSVSLDPKDMVGVLNDLQDAGLVVRTPDPKDRRKNAVTVTDKGSATLRRCAAAAQDANGALLAPLSARERVAFMDMLERISGEPGT